GCAACTGATTCAGGCAAAGGATGATAAACATATTATTCAGGTACAATATTCatggatttctggcttccctcataaattgaaatggaagagtttgccgaattaggccattttgtctcggccatatctggggtagatttacggcgcgttgcgtgtcgcgtcgcggctcgaatgtaaaactaaatgtatacgcgttgtccggcgggcaattgtcaatggagcgcaaaaaattcaatgaggaaggccagaaccccgtgattTTCACAAACATATAGCTCTTGAGCTCTTGATTACTTTGCTCTTTTCAGCAATACGAAGTAAAGCTTCAAACAAGTACTGCTGAACTTGAACGTCGACTCCGAGAATCTGAGCATGACGTAGAACGACTCCGAACTTCTCAACTGGAAATGGCAACTAAATTTGAAGAGGCTTCAAGAGAAAATACGGATCTTCTTTCCAAAATTGACATTCTTCAAGACCAACTGAGTTTAGAAGAGGATCGGCGGAAGCTTTGTGAAGAGCAAATCGATCGATTGAAAGGAGTTGAAAGTTTTGTGGAGAGTAGTAGCCATCGAATTGAAGAAACCGAAAAAGAACGAGAGACTGCAGAAGAAGATCGAGAACAAGCGGAACTTGAAGCTGCAGAGTATAGGGAGCAAGTggagaaaatgttgaaattgacACAGGAGTTGACGGAGAGGAATATGGAGTTGCAGAGGAAGTTGAAAGATGAAGAAGGGAAGGTGAGTTTTTGTAGCAGAAggagatttccaaaaatgtatatattacgcggcaattcaaaatttaaaaaaattttgctacttgtgtattacaaaaaaaattttgttagaattttggactatgggcttaggcttaggctgaggcacaggcttcggcttagttttgagcttaggctcaggctgaggcttaggttaaggcttaggctttgacTTAAGCtcaggcttggcgtcagtgggggagcgttagctcccccactgacgctatttagggttaggattacagcgtttttttcatttttcaaagagttcccgttggccgatcaaagcgaaattgAACACAGAGACGTATAGGCCACTAAGAAGCTTccgtgtaaaatttcaaattgattccatcaaaactcgccgagttatggagcttaaggtgttttcaaaatgaccctcaactattttttaaaatttgaaagtttggcgttttgtcagttttctccctaagctcacgaaaatttaatgacagGAGGATCGTAgcgaaataaattttcttgtgaattttcagccgatttcGATTTACAGGAGCCGAGATATTAAGCTtgcaaattagaaaaaagttcgaGTCCGGGTGCGGgcgtctaaatttttttatgccCTGTTTTTCGTTCACTCTGAAAACGCGCGTGTAACTTGACGGTGGGTGGATGGATTTTGATGCGGTTTTTTGCTCTCTCTTCAAGAAGCTTGCCCCACCTCTGTATGCTTCATTTCAGAAAGATTGGAGCTCTTTGAGCCGAGATATGAAGAGTATTTTCGAGTATCCtccaaaaatcacgtttttttctcatttttcgcctcttttttttgcaggaaaattcgagtttttgcgatttttacgaGATTTTTTAGCAGTTTATAGTACTCGACGAGATGCGtcgaaaaacatacaaatcATCCAGATCCATCAGCTATGAGCTCTTTTAGAGAGCTCCAAAGTcaaattcgcaattttgacCTCCCCCCTCCCACTTCGGTgtgtttttttcgtgttttttcgcAAACCACCGCTTCGTGCGCTGTTGTCTTTGAGAAATCTTTGGTTCCAAGGTGAAATTGTTGTATAAAAAGATCGTAGgtacattttaaagtaaaaattattccgaaaaagtgattttttcattttgaaaatcgaggcagaaaaaaaaattttttccaaaaactttttttttcccctTCTCGTAGGATGGCGGTcgtttgagatattttgattttgaggaaaaaaaatgaaattacaaatatttctaaagcgatagagcaaaaaaatttcgaaaattgagtgaaaactCACTGAGATAACCGACCTTGAAGCAAGTTACTGCCGTTTTTgcgttgttcatttttcaactttgagcgTTTATTATTCACTCAATCTGTgatcaattttaattctattttattacattgatttaaaatttgacgctaaatccgaaaaactaagtttcaaaaaaattttagtgaaaatttttttcagcaccgccaaaaaatcgagtttttcagcactgattttttcgaatttttgcgatttttcactcattttttaatgaatctttgttttcttttttgtgttcaatgaacaatatttatgaaaaatgaaatctactaacaatttgtgaaaaatttatttttgaaaatattttgtgccagtttgaaatttttcaaaaaattaattttctgccTCTTGCCCAGAAAAAGTGGTTTGGTCTGGTGTTTcaacaataatatttttgaaatcctcacaccttttttcatattcccTCATATTTTTGTAACCCAATTCTCACTTTGAAGGGAGATACAGGCGGGAGATACAGTTCGTTGAAGGGTTGGCTGCCAACACATCGCCACCCCACCCACAGAGAGACACACATTTACGAAccaatatattcaaatattacctcctgctctcagttttcaagattttatgatgatttttaCTTCATCAGAAAGAACACATTCTCTTTCCTATTTGCAGGGATAgtggaagacaaaaaaaacaatatggatttaaaatcaaaaaaagaaatccttatgacacaccggcggtatggcgcggcttaagcctaaatagccacttttatcaaaatacatttgagctcTGCTCGCGTTTTACTCTAACTTCTCAGGCAACTCAAAAGTAATCtgtggatatttttcagtaatctaaatgaagattatttctaagaaacttgaaaattttgtaatatttgaagGGATGCGAGCAATCTCTACATATTTGCGATCAAcctttggagattttttttcttagtgAAGTTATTGAATgccaatattcaaattcccatctcatgggaagaaaagttcaaattctgtacctgcgtatatttttttataactccGTTTTTCCCACAAGAAAGGCCTTCTTCCCATAAGATAGGAATTGAAATATCGGCAGCATTCATAGGTACAGAATTCGAACCTTTCTTTACATGAAATAGGAATTTTATATCAACCAAATTAACCCTCCAATAAAGTGAGACATTTGATGAATATAATCACTCTGATGATATCTAATTCCGATgattaatccatttttctttctctcacacTTATGAACTAAAATGATTACTAAATTAAGGCGTGATATTCTAAGGTGTGATAacatatgatatttatttttaaatttaaataaagttttttttatttttgctaaagaacgaatagtttacaaccgccgcgctcaaatgtattttgataaaagtggctatttaggcttaagccgcgccattccgccggtgtgtcataaggatttccaatatttcattCAAGTTGGGCGTCCTACTatgtttttcgggcccttaggctggttggattgggatttccaatgttttattccagttgggtaccctaagtctaaatagctctttttcttttcttttgcgctccaagcgcaaggaaaaaccttcttgtaactttttaagagggttaggcttaggcttaggctcatacttaggcttagacttattCGGGgctttggagaaaaaaaagacagaGAGAAATTCccacaaatttctaaaaatttaggaaaaaaaaaagaaaaatgggaaattccAAAGTTGggtcaaataattattttaaaaatccgaaaaatcgttttcttgtatttaaacattttggcggTTTAATCCTAAATAAATGCTCactatttctcaaaaaagtgtcaattttggcattttgcaaaaactgaaaattaagtacatttaaataaaaatcagaattttttaaatataataacgcgattcattttgaatttcttttaaatttttcactaaaaatttgaaaaatttaaccaATTCTACTTCATTTAACCTCCCTaaacaagtttcaaaaatcttaaaacggttatttttttcattttgaaataaaattcatattccaagatttttaaataccttttCTGCAATATTAGATTTGAGGTAATGCTAATTAATTTCCAGAACACATCCCACAATTCTACTATCGAAAAACTTCAAGTTGAGCTAACAACAAGCTTGGAACTTTGCAAATCGTTTGAAGAgaccaatttgaaaatttcagaggaacttgaaaatttaaaaacagaaaTGCAAAAACCAGTGACATTGGAGTCacttgaagaaaatttttatagggATAAATATGATGAAGCTTCgagaaaatgtgagtttttggtAAAAGTTCTAAAAGCACAAatctctttatttttcagtggaacAAACAGAAGCTAAGCTTGCAGAAGAGAAGAACAACTTCTCTGCATTTAAGAAGAAAACGAGTGCAACTTTGAAAGAGCTCAAATCCGAGTTGAGTGGATATCGGAAGAATAATGGAGCTGGAGACTCTGGAGCGGCTCTCGGAGCACACGTTTTGGCACCGCCAACTTCTTCGGATCCTTCAATGTCTTCGAGGTCGAGGGCTAGTTCAATTACTAGTATTGATCGGGTTACGGTATGTTggaatagttgaaaaaaatcttcatttttcaaatttttgaaaaaaaattagatattaaatattatcggttttttctattcaaaaatcaaaattttaataaatttaaaaaatgatttggtACATTTTAacttacaaaattgaaaaaaaaagaaaaaaaatttttggtttttctgaaattgaaaaatagaaaattatcgttttcaagttttgaaattaaaaaaattggtatttcgatttaaaataatttttttttaaatcatcaaaaattatattaaattcaaaaaaaaaattctctgaaaGCCCATAcaaatcaaaacaatttttttctccaaattcagaacaaatttatagaattttttaaactttttaattgatatttctttcaattttgcaaccaaaaatggcaaaaatcacgtgatgtcagagtgtcccatttcgatttgatctacctagatctacaaaaaatgcgggagttgaatAAAACaagctaaaatttaaaatttatttctcagaaaatttgaattttccgccaaaatccTTTTCTgagataatttgaatttcccgccaaaaaaattcggagaaaatttgaatttcccgccaaaatcattttctgagaaaatttgaatttcccgccaaaaaaattcggaaaaaatttgaatttcccgccaaaatcattttctgagaaaatttgaatttcccgccaaaaaaattcggagaaaattcgaaatttcccgccaacaaaaagtttctggcctgtaaaaaatcacagaaaaagtacaatttttctGTCCAAATCGCTccttaaactaaaatttctcCAGAGTACATCCCGTGAGGAAGAGGTCTCTTCAGCAGCTGGAGAAGAAGCCAAACGTATTGAAAACGAGGAGCAAAAGCTGAATATGCAACAGATTATGATCgataaaattgtaattttgcaACGAAAATTGGCTCGGAGGActgaaaaatgcgaatttttggaagaacaCGTCAGACAGTGCCTCGAAGAACTTCAGAAAAAGACCAAGTGAGCTTTTTTCTGTCATTCACGGGGTTTTGGCCTttctcattgcatttttcgcgctccattgacaagccggacaacgcgtgggaaagccgtgtactccacacggacaaatacaaaaacctaacgagacccattgCTCCGGTGCGAAGCGTTTCTAATTGTCcatggagcgcgttttcacgtcggtttcaaaaagttgtaatttttctgcagaccgaattgagaaaatgtggaaaatttgaaattttcagtatgtggcaattttttttgttgcattttttgataatcaaTCTGGTAAAACTACATGGTAATCAtgtagttttacaactaaaattgaggcgcgacgcgacacgcaacgcgccgtaaatctacccaagatatggccgagccaaaatggcctagttcggcaaactcttccatttcaaaatatgaaggAAGCCTCtactttcttattttcagaataattcaacattttgcacTTCGAGAAGAAGCTTCACTTCTTATGCCATCTGAAGGATCTTTGGAGAAGGTATTTtggaatattaattttattttaaaaatttcaaaaaatatattttagttATTCGCAAATTGTGAATTTGTTCAAGTAAGTTGGAGAATGTTGTGAtgtgaattaatttttttttgttttcaaaattttgaaacttgtttAATTAGTTAAAACTCGccggaaaaattttctaatttttaaaaaatttttttacatttttgccggaaaattttctctgaatttttttggcgtcaaattcaaattttatcataaattttttggcgggaaattaaaattttctcagaaacattttttcggcgtgaagttcaaaacttctctgattttttttacggGAGATTTACATTTTCTCAGAAACATTtctttggcgcgaaattcaaattttctcagaaacatttatttggcgcgaaattcaaattttctcagaaacatttctttggcgcgaaattcaaattttctcagaaacatttctttggcgcgaaattcaaattttcacgtgGTATCAtgttgtcccattacggtttgatctacaaaaaatgcgggaaatttttccctaaaaaattgtgacgtcaacacgttcttaaccatgcaaaatcagttcaGAACACTGCGTCTAAATTTCCGcgattctcgtagatcaaaccgatatggggcactctgacaccacgtgattttctcagaaacatttttggcgggaaattcaaattttctcagaaaaagatttcggcgggaaattcaaaatttatcacaaattttttttgacaggtaattcaaattttctcatagCCAGAAAAAGAtttgggcgggaaattcaaattttctcagaaacatttcttggcgggaaattcaaattttctcagaaacatttttagaaacttctAGGCAACTCTAGAAGCTTCTAGAAAACTAACGCAAACGTCAAAATTTAGCTAATACAATATTTAACCcgataaaaagtttttgtattatgtagttgattttcaaaatccccGGTCTGAATTTGATCTCACTGAACCATTAATACTTCAGAAAACATACGTGTGAATTTACGAAAAACCTTTTGCCAAAACTTATTGGGTGGTAATTTCCGGAATAAAACGGATATTTTGTCAGGTTCCAATTGGTCGTAAAAGTGCTGCATACGCTCTGATGGGTGCCATGTTCACGTCTTCCGGAAATGAAAAGAAGCAAGTTCAAATTATGACGGAAGTGAATTCACGGCTTCAGGCGGTTCTAGAAGATGTTATTCAGAAGAATATATTAATGAGGGTGAGggaaatttcctgaaaattttgagaaaccagagaatttctagaaaaactctggaaaaagacaaaaaaaatctgggaattatagaaaacttttagaaacttctggaaactttcaaaaattctggaaagttcaaaaaacgtttGCGAACCTTGAggaatttctggaaacatctggaaagttttgacaaaattcTAGGAGTTTTAGGAAACTTCTGGGAACGTTAAAATATTCTGGGAATTATGGAAAACTTCCGGGAACTTTTtagagaatttggaaaacttttggaaaattctggaaattttttggaattcacGAGAAACTGTGATAGAGTCTTGGAAGTTTCAGGAAACTTCTGGAAAGTCTTAGCAAAATTCTAGAAGTATTAGAAATTTTAggaaacttttggaaagttctggaaagttgtaggaaacttttttaaagctttctCTGACATTCTAGATACTTCTGGaaagttaaaaacaaattctatgatttttttttgaaaactttctaggaaatttggaaattttctgaaaaattcaaaaaagttctgagaaacttttggaaagttcggaaagttaacaaaattctagaaatttcagaaaattaaaggattaaaCGGGAACTTTCCagagaatttggaaaacttctggaaaattctgggaattttgggaaattttttaaaagtttcctgTAATCTATCTAGAAAGTCCTGAAGagttagaaaaaagttcaaggaattttttttgaaaactttctagaaaaggtggaaattttctgaaaaattcaagatctagaaattctaagaaatttttggaaaattctggaaaagtttttaaaaaaatctaggaatttctgaaaacttctggaaagCTAGTAGAAACTTctaaaaacgttcaaaaactctggaacatttttttaaaaattctaggaaGTTTAGGAaacttctagaactttctagaaactcctggaaagttaaaaaataattctcggaattttaggaaaattccGGGAATTTTCTAGAGAATTTGGGAAACTGGTGGAGAGTTctggaaagtttaaaaaagtttaggaaccttgagaaatttctagaaacttctggaaagctaagaaattctggaaattctaCGAAACTTCCGgggaatttcttgaaaactttctagaaccttctgaaaaaattttaaaaaaattctagtaaTTTAGGAAACTCCCAGAAAATTCTTGAGAACTTTCtaggaaatttggaaattttctgaaaaattcgagaaagttctgagaaacttttggaaattactAGAAAGCTCTGTAACGTTCGGTAAGCTTTTCTGAAACTTGAGAAACTTCTAGACACTTTGAgagatttctggaaatttctggaaatttctgaaaatttttaggaaaattaaaTCTGAGCTTGAAGTGtgcaaaaaactgaatattatTGTTTATAAaacataaattcaaaaagtataaattttcttaattttcagagctccgTGGACACTTTATCAGCTGATAACACCCGTTTATCACGTGAAAACCGACTGCTAAGCCTATCGCAAGTTCGAACAACTCAGGATaattaattgcaaaaattaaaattgaacacTTTATTTTTGTGCCTTTCTCTATTCATTCTCCCCAttttttcatcatcatcatatcCCAAAAGTTTTCCGCCAAAATAAAGTGACTAAACCCATAAACCCTGCCACCTGGGACCCTTTGTTAGCTCCGCCtacatttccattttcaaattaggGACCGCCTGAATTCACATTTCAGTGCTCAAAGAGCTTTTTCTGGTCTGCCAGTTTTCTACGgaattttacgaatttttgaaaaatgccatttCATCTTGCACTGGGCCTTTCAAACTGTGAGCAAATTTACGAGCCGGGCGGTACAATTGAAGGATATGTTACGTTTGATCTACGGGAAAGTGTTAAGGTTGGtttgggtctcgacgcgaaaaTTAAGAGATGTAGTGTTTGATCTACCACATGggaaaagttttggcgggaaaataaatttttatataaaagacatttttgggggtaaaatcaaattttctgaaaaaaagttttggcggttaattcaaattttatgtgaaagacattttggcggtaaattcaaattttctgtgaaagactttttggcggtaaattcaaattttttgtgaaagtcattttggcgggaaattcaagttttccgagaaaattttttggcgggaaattcaaatttctcacaataataattttggcgggaatttcaaattttctgagaaaaccatttttccgggaagtttaatttttctgtgaaagacattttggcgggaaattcaagttttcacaaaaaacattgttggaggaaattcaaattttcacaaaaaaaagttttggcggaaatttcaaatttttttcagaaatttttttgacgggaaattaaaattatttcgagGTACTAGGTACggaagggttactgtaggattattgCTTAATTAGTGTAgttatgagaaaattgagcTTCTGCAAAGGTAGGTGCAGGTCGCCTTGTAGGCAATGCTAGGCAGGCAGGAAGTAGGCACTTCCAGGCAGGCAGGAATTTTTAGGTATAaaacataaacatttttcgatagCAGTTCTagattcaaaactttttaaaagaatttgaaaattttgcggTCTTCATAAATACCAAATTCAGGTAAAAGCGATCCGAATCTCCGCCgaaggtctcgccacgacaaaATGGTTGCTCTCGGAGAGCTCCAAATCGTCACACGGGCGGTCTCGAGAGGTGTCCTACTCTGCAAAAGTGACCTATTTGGACGAGGAGCAAATGGTGTGGAAACCATCAGAAGGACACTCAAAATCATCAGTATTCCCCGGAATCCATGTGTAtccattcaaatttcaaattcctattGGGGTACCGCCAAGTTTTGAAGGAGATCACGGAAATATTCGGTATCATATGAAAGCGACTGTGGAGAGACCGTGGAAAACGAATCGATCGGTTACAAGATATTTGACCATTTTGCCGCCAAAAGATTTGAATAAAGAA
The nucleotide sequence above comes from Caenorhabditis elegans chromosome III. Encoded proteins:
- the cccp-1 gene encoding CARD domain-containing protein (Confirmed by transcript evidence), coding for MEEDVVESCEATPTNSTYGTPVRVASPLIHNEDDVIPTTAVENSLYSKCNAVQEQEFERLESQNAEYREKLLRTIRERDLNEELLKNVQNQHKKELDAQVRRIRELEVQLKTTTDRGLAQEAHFNVTTKEMSQKFNLALQQATKKAEQCDKEKNEAVVKYAMREGEMMKLRDEISKKDSNMKVIKEELEAARKAQSQENLDDLEKTVQNLKVEIEKLKHERFDFENRMKIAEKRVESLSSNLSESKQQGDMLRKQLIQAKDDKHIIQQYEVKLQTSTAELERRLRESEHDVERLRTSQLEMATKFEEASRENTDLLSKIDILQDQLSLEEDRRKLCEEQIDRLKGVESFVESSSHRIEETEKERETAEEDREQAELEAAEYREQVEKMLKLTQELTERNMELQRKLKDEEGKNTSHNSTIEKLQVELTTSLELCKSFEETNLKISEELENLKTEMQKPVTLESLEENFYRDKYDEASRKLEQTEAKLAEEKNNFSAFKKKTSATLKELKSELSGYRKNNGAGDSGAALGAHVLAPPTSSDPSMSSRSRASSITSIDRVTSTSREEEVSSAAGEEAKRIENEEQKLNMQQIMIDKIVILQRKLARRTEKCEFLEEHVRQCLEELQKKTKIIQHFALREEASLLMPSEGSLEKLFANCEFVQVPIGRKSAAYALMGAMFTSSGNEKKQVQIMTEVNSRLQAVLEDVIQKNILMRSSVDTLSADNTRLSRENRLLSLSQVRTTQDN
- the cccp-1 gene encoding CARD domain-containing protein (Confirmed by transcript evidence); protein product: MEEDVVESCEATPTNSTYGTPVRVASPLIHNEDDVIPTTAVENSLYSKCNAVQEQEFERLESQNAEYREKLLRTIRERDLNEELLKNVQNQHKKELDAQVRRIRELEVQLKTTTDRGLAQEAHFNVTTKEMSQKFNLALQQATKKAEQCDKEKNEAVVKYAMREGEMMKLRDEISKKDSNMKVIKEELEAARKAQSQENLDDLEKTVQNLKVEIEKLKHERFDFENRMKIAEKRVESLSSNLSESKQQGDMLRKQLIQAKDDKHIIQQYEVKLQTSTAELERRLRESEHDVERLRTSQLEMATKFEEASRENTDLLSKIDILQDQLSLEEDRRKLCEEQIDRLKGVESFVESSSHRIEETEKERETAEEDREQAELEAAEYREQVEKMLKLTQELTERNMELQRKLKDEEGKNTSHNSTIEKLQVELTTSLELCKSFEETNLKISEELENLKTEMQKPVTLESLEENFYRDKYDEASRKLEQTEAKLAEEKNNFSAFKKKTSATLKELKSELSGYRKNNGAGDSGAALGAHVLAPPTSSDPSMSSRSRASSITSIDRVTSTSREEEVSSAAGEEAKRIENEEQKLNMQQIMIDKIVILQRKLARRTEKCEFLEEHVRQCLEELQKKTKIIQHFALREEASLLMPSEGSLEKVPIGRKSAAYALMGAMFTSSGNEKKQVQIMTEVNSRLQAVLEDVIQKNILMRSSVDTLSADNTRLSRENRLLSLSQVRTTQDN